The genomic interval TCGCAGGGCGGTTTCCTTGACCCTGCCGCGACCCCTGCTAGTTTCCGCGCGCGCGAACGGGGGGCTTCTTTAGAGTCGCCCTCAGGGCGCGTGGACCGTTCAATGGCTGACAGAAAACCGCCCGAGGACGCCCTCCGAGACTTGCGCCGCCGTGTTGATGCGGCGCGCGGGACGGGCGGCTCGAACTCCGAACCAGCTCCGAGTGCGGCGTCGCTGTCGCTTCGGATTGGCGGGGAGTTTGGCGCGGCGATCATCGTCGGCGCATTGCTCGGCTACGGG from Terricaulis silvestris carries:
- a CDS encoding AtpZ/AtpI family protein — protein: MADRKPPEDALRDLRRRVDAARGTGGSNSEPAPSAASLSLRIGGEFGAAIIVGALLGYGADYFLHTAPWGLGIGLALGFVTGVVNVVRAVSAYNSANPPDPNAPRIPDDDD